In the Chroococcidiopsis sp. SAG 2025 genome, one interval contains:
- a CDS encoding thioredoxin family protein: MSAKTPNPSAQPTELTVGKRVRNLIVVLVAIALSVALFLGLRTQTGAVTLATLSDRSTPLEVALSNSKPTLMEFYADWCTVCQKMVPDMAQLEQEYAGKVNFVMLNVDNSKWLPEILKYRVDGIPHFVYLGKQGEAIAQAIGEQPRSIMASNLEALLNDAPLPYTSASGKVSKYEANVTPSSETDDPRLHSSQVVK, from the coding sequence ATGAGTGCTAAAACTCCCAATCCTTCAGCGCAGCCAACTGAGTTGACGGTAGGAAAGCGGGTTAGAAATTTAATTGTAGTTTTAGTTGCGATCGCTCTCAGCGTCGCCTTATTCCTCGGCTTACGGACTCAAACGGGTGCAGTGACGCTAGCAACATTAAGCGATCGCTCGACACCGCTAGAAGTAGCTTTGAGTAACAGCAAGCCAACGCTGATGGAGTTTTATGCTGACTGGTGTACGGTATGTCAGAAAATGGTTCCAGATATGGCTCAGCTAGAACAGGAGTACGCCGGAAAGGTAAACTTTGTCATGCTGAATGTGGATAACAGCAAGTGGTTGCCAGAGATCCTGAAATATCGAGTTGATGGGATTCCCCATTTCGTGTACTTAGGTAAACAAGGAGAGGCGATCGCGCAGGCGATTGGAGAACAACCGCGCAGTATTATGGCAAGTAACTTAGAAGCATTATTAAATGATGCCCCCTTGCCTTACACTTCTGCTAGCGGTAAAGTCTCCAAATACGAAGCAAATGTCACTCCATCCTCTGAGACTGACGATCCACGTTTACACAGTTCCCAGGTGGTGAAGTGA
- a CDS encoding NIL domain-containing protein yields the protein MKKRVTLTFPRRAIQVPVTYRLAKDFNVAANIIRAQVAPNQVGTLVVELSGDIDQLDAAVDWMRSQNINVSSAMAEITIDRELCVDCGLCTGVCPTEALTLNSATFELTFTRSRCIVCEQCIPTCPTQAISTNL from the coding sequence ATGAAAAAAAGAGTTACGCTGACCTTCCCTCGTCGTGCTATACAAGTACCAGTGACATACAGACTGGCGAAAGATTTTAACGTTGCTGCTAATATTATCCGCGCTCAAGTTGCCCCAAATCAAGTTGGTACGTTAGTTGTAGAATTGTCAGGAGATATCGATCAACTCGATGCGGCGGTTGATTGGATGCGATCGCAAAACATCAATGTCTCTTCGGCAATGGCTGAAATTACCATCGATCGCGAACTTTGCGTAGACTGCGGTTTGTGTACTGGAGTTTGTCCCACCGAAGCCTTGACCCTTAATTCTGCCACATTTGAACTGACATTCACGCGATCGCGCTGTATTGTCTGCGAACAATGCATTCCTACTTGTCCAACGCAAGCCATCTCAACAAATCTTTAA
- a CDS encoding diheme cytochrome C, which translates to MLPALKPKPHRPKSKRSTPILLLLILAWSIAAAWILAMATHAQPANTIDAVPQRYQLGQELYLENCATCHIAVPPAVLPVQTWQRLLQDTQHYGVQIKPLVDPPRILVWNYLRFASRPLNQDEEIPYRIANSRYFKALHPKVKLPKPTQLSSCVTCHPNANAFNFRSLTPEWENSQ; encoded by the coding sequence ATGTTACCTGCCCTCAAACCAAAACCCCACCGCCCAAAAAGCAAGCGATCGACCCCGATCCTATTGCTGTTAATCTTAGCTTGGAGTATTGCTGCTGCTTGGATTTTAGCAATGGCGACTCACGCCCAACCAGCTAACACCATTGATGCAGTTCCCCAACGCTATCAATTGGGACAAGAACTCTACTTGGAAAACTGCGCCACTTGCCACATCGCCGTTCCGCCAGCCGTCCTACCCGTGCAGACTTGGCAGCGGTTGCTACAAGATACTCAACACTACGGCGTACAAATCAAACCATTGGTCGATCCACCCCGCATTCTAGTGTGGAATTATCTGAGATTTGCTTCCCGTCCCCTCAACCAAGACGAAGAAATACCATACCGCATTGCCAACTCGCGTTATTTCAAAGCTTTGCATCCCAAAGTCAAATTACCAAAACCAACTCAACTCAGCAGTTGTGTCACCTGTCATCCCAACGCCAACGCCTTCAATTTCCGTAGCCTTACACCAGAATGGGAGAATTCGC
- a CDS encoding DUF3616 domain-containing protein, with amino-acid sequence MNHSTSKRDRILLKFNDSFKKSRTDLSAVLLFPKQHLWVGSDETSTIERLTFVEQQNCFAEHHTFHVQDFIELPKPEDEEIDIEGFAYHDYYLWFIGSHSWKRKKPKPEHTDVENIERLAKIKTEENRYMIGRIPLVDGNLRQSCPHPEAPDVTLSAAKVKLTEGGNMLTEALATDPHFGDFVKTNIPGKDNGFDIEGIAIYQQKVFLGLRGPVLRGWAAILELELEIDDKEDTLKLKPIGAEQNLYKKHFVYLNGLGIRDLHVDEKDFLILAGPTMDLDGPVRVYRWHNGVNIAENTLSYPEVMLEIPFGIGDDHAEGMITFNEYTQTPSLLVIYDAPAAARLESEGGVWADIFSY; translated from the coding sequence ATGAATCATTCCACTAGCAAACGCGACCGCATTCTACTCAAATTTAATGACAGCTTCAAAAAAAGTCGAACAGATCTTTCAGCAGTACTACTTTTTCCCAAACAGCATTTGTGGGTTGGTTCGGATGAAACATCGACTATCGAACGTCTAACTTTTGTAGAGCAGCAAAACTGCTTTGCCGAACATCACACATTTCACGTTCAAGATTTTATTGAGTTACCAAAACCAGAAGACGAAGAAATTGATATTGAAGGATTCGCTTATCACGATTACTATCTCTGGTTTATTGGTTCCCATAGTTGGAAGCGCAAAAAACCAAAACCAGAACATACTGATGTGGAGAATATTGAACGATTAGCTAAGATAAAAACGGAAGAAAATCGTTATATGATTGGACGTATTCCCTTAGTTGATGGCAATTTGCGGCAGTCTTGTCCTCATCCTGAAGCTCCAGATGTCACCTTGAGTGCGGCAAAAGTCAAACTAACAGAGGGGGGAAATATGCTTACTGAAGCTTTAGCAACAGATCCTCATTTTGGCGATTTTGTCAAGACTAATATTCCTGGTAAAGATAATGGTTTTGACATAGAAGGAATAGCAATCTATCAACAAAAAGTTTTTCTCGGTTTGCGGGGTCCAGTATTAAGGGGCTGGGCAGCGATCTTAGAGTTAGAGTTAGAAATAGATGATAAAGAAGACACTTTAAAGCTAAAGCCAATCGGAGCAGAACAAAATCTTTATAAAAAGCATTTTGTTTATTTGAATGGCTTAGGTATTCGAGATCTACACGTAGATGAAAAAGATTTTTTAATCCTAGCGGGACCGACAATGGATTTAGATGGTCCAGTCCGAGTTTATCGCTGGCACAATGGTGTAAATATAGCTGAAAATACGCTATCTTACCCAGAGGTTATGTTAGAAATCCCCTTCGGTATTGGAGACGACCACGCAGAAGGAATGATTACGTTTAATGAATATACTCAAACTCCGTCGCTTTTGGTCATTTACGATGCGCCCGCCGCAGCTAGATTAGAGAGTGAGGGTGGCGTGTGGGCAGATATATTCAGTTATTAG